A single genomic interval of Litoreibacter ponti harbors:
- a CDS encoding LacI family DNA-binding transcriptional regulator, producing MAATLKDVAERAGVSRSAVSRTFTDGASVSPKMRRKVEKAALELGYSPNALASSLTTGRTKLIGLVVSNFHNPLFLEVFDRFTSGLQARGLRPLLVNLSDETDPQTSVQMMRQYSVDGVVVASSTLPPDFAKAFRDAGIPVVHSFGRFSSAPQVHIVGIDNVECGRMAALELLDRGYTKVAFLGGPEKATSTQDRLQGFGAEMAKHRRVTVTHSFAEAYTFDAGRREMLRLLEQGPAQAYFCGDDVVAVGALSAARESGLDVPGDLGLIGLNDMEMSGWQNINLTTIRQPIRQIIESTVELMGAMLDDPNRYPEARLFPCRVIERGTLPPRSY from the coding sequence ATGGCGGCAACACTCAAGGACGTGGCGGAGCGCGCGGGCGTATCCCGCTCCGCCGTATCGCGGACCTTCACCGACGGGGCGTCCGTCTCGCCCAAGATGCGCCGCAAGGTGGAGAAGGCCGCGCTGGAGCTGGGCTACAGCCCCAACGCGCTCGCCTCGTCGCTGACCACGGGGCGCACCAAACTGATCGGGCTGGTGGTGAGCAACTTCCACAACCCCCTGTTTTTGGAGGTCTTCGACCGATTCACCTCCGGCCTGCAAGCCCGCGGGCTGCGCCCGCTTCTGGTCAATCTCAGCGACGAGACCGATCCGCAGACATCCGTGCAAATGATGCGGCAATACTCCGTCGACGGGGTCGTGGTCGCCTCCTCCACCCTGCCGCCGGACTTCGCCAAGGCCTTCCGAGACGCGGGCATCCCGGTCGTGCACAGCTTCGGGCGGTTCTCATCGGCGCCGCAAGTCCACATCGTGGGCATCGACAATGTCGAATGTGGCCGCATGGCCGCGCTGGAACTGCTGGATCGCGGCTACACCAAGGTCGCGTTTCTGGGCGGGCCGGAGAAAGCCACCTCGACCCAGGACCGCCTGCAAGGCTTCGGCGCAGAGATGGCCAAGCACCGCCGCGTCACCGTCACCCACTCCTTCGCCGAGGCCTATACCTTCGACGCGGGCCGCCGCGAGATGCTGCGCCTGCTTGAACAAGGCCCGGCGCAGGCCTATTTCTGCGGCGACGATGTCGTCGCCGTCGGTGCCCTGTCCGCCGCGCGCGAGAGCGGCCTGGACGTGCCGGGCGATCTGGGCCTGATTGGGCTGAACGACATGGAGATGTCGGGCTGGCAAAACATCAACCTGACGACGATCCGCCAGCCGATCCGCCAGATCATCGAAAGCACGGTGGAGCTGATGGGCGCGATGCTGGACGATCCCAATCGCTATCCGGAGGCGCGCCTGTTTCCGTGTCGCGTCATCGAGCGGGGCACCCTTCCCCCACGCAGTTACTAG
- a CDS encoding Gfo/Idh/MocA family protein: MARLNWGMIGGGEGSQIGPAHRLGAQADGNFVLAAGALDHDADRGRAYAQSLGVAPDRAYGDWQEMLAGEAGREDRVDLVTVATPNSTHFEITKAFLEAGFNVLCEKPMTMTVEEGEEIVKIAKASGKICAVNYCYSAYPMVREMREMVRTGQVGRVRLIVTNFSHGHHGDASDADNPRVRWRYDPAMAGVSGQFADCGIHALHMASFIAGDQVRTLSADFASTIPSRELEDDAMVNFRMEGGTVGRLWTSSVAIGRQHGFDIQVFGETGGMRWRSEEPNQVYYTPVGGRTQIMEKGEGGLSDEAARLSRVAIAHPEGFPLAVANIYVDLAASIRGARRDGLPTAEHGLRSMAAVHQAVASAKADGAWVDARPPSLR, translated from the coding sequence ATGGCAAGATTGAATTGGGGCATGATTGGCGGCGGCGAAGGCAGCCAGATCGGCCCGGCGCACCGATTGGGCGCGCAGGCGGATGGCAACTTCGTTCTGGCCGCGGGCGCATTAGACCATGACGCCGACCGGGGCCGCGCCTATGCCCAGAGCTTGGGTGTCGCCCCTGACCGCGCCTATGGCGATTGGCAGGAGATGCTGGCGGGCGAGGCCGGGCGCGAGGACCGCGTCGATCTGGTCACCGTGGCCACGCCGAACTCGACGCATTTCGAGATCACCAAGGCGTTCCTGGAAGCAGGCTTCAACGTGCTGTGCGAAAAGCCCATGACCATGACCGTGGAAGAGGGCGAGGAGATCGTGAAGATCGCCAAGGCGTCGGGCAAGATCTGCGCGGTGAACTACTGCTACTCCGCCTATCCGATGGTCCGCGAGATGCGCGAGATGGTGCGCACGGGGCAGGTGGGCCGCGTCCGGCTGATCGTGACGAATTTCAGCCATGGGCACCATGGCGACGCAAGCGATGCGGACAATCCGCGGGTACGCTGGCGCTACGATCCGGCCATGGCGGGCGTGTCGGGGCAGTTCGCCGATTGCGGCATCCACGCGCTGCATATGGCGTCGTTCATCGCGGGCGATCAGGTGCGCACGCTGTCGGCGGATTTCGCCTCGACCATCCCATCGCGGGAGCTGGAGGATGACGCGATGGTCAACTTCCGCATGGAAGGCGGCACGGTGGGACGGCTCTGGACCTCATCTGTGGCCATCGGGCGGCAGCACGGCTTTGACATTCAGGTCTTCGGCGAGACGGGGGGCATGCGCTGGCGCTCGGAAGAGCCCAATCAGGTCTACTACACCCCTGTCGGCGGCCGGACCCAGATCATGGAGAAGGGCGAGGGCGGCTTGTCCGACGAGGCCGCGCGGCTGAGCCGGGTGGCGATTGCGCACCCGGAGGGCTTCCCGCTGGCGGTCGCCAATATCTATGTCGATCTGGCGGCGAGTATCCGCGGCGCGCGCCGCGATGGGCTGCCAACGGCAGAGCACGGTTTGCGGTCTATGGCCGCAGTGCATCAGGCGGTGGCATCGGCCAAGGCGGATGGGGCCTGGGTCGACGCCCGCCCGCCCTCGTTGCGGTAA
- a CDS encoding sugar phosphate isomerase/epimerase family protein → MSIRIGNAPCSWGVEFADDPRNPTWRDVLQQCRDAGYTGIELGPVGFMPEDPVELGEALSEFDQELIGGVVFRPYHDPDKWDDVLDGTVRTCKALAAHGAKHLVLIDSISPRRAPTAGRAAEAEQMEAAEWSAYRDRIVESTKIGVDHGLTVGIHAHAGGFMDFEPELERLLDEVDESLLKICFDTGHHSYAGFDPVAFMKRHIGRISYMHFKDIDPAVKADVIAKRTGFYDACGQGIFCNLGQGDVDFPAVRQVLLDAGFEGWCTVEQDCDPTLPGTPMEDAQANREYLQSIGF, encoded by the coding sequence ATGAGCATCCGCATCGGAAATGCCCCCTGTTCCTGGGGGGTGGAATTTGCAGACGATCCCCGCAACCCGACCTGGCGCGACGTGCTGCAGCAATGCCGCGACGCCGGCTACACGGGCATCGAGCTGGGCCCAGTGGGCTTCATGCCCGAAGACCCGGTCGAGCTGGGGGAGGCGCTGTCGGAGTTCGACCAAGAGCTGATCGGTGGGGTGGTGTTTCGCCCTTATCACGACCCGGACAAGTGGGACGACGTGCTCGACGGCACGGTGCGCACCTGCAAGGCGCTGGCCGCCCATGGCGCCAAGCATCTGGTGCTGATCGACAGTATCTCGCCGCGCCGTGCGCCCACCGCGGGCCGCGCCGCCGAGGCCGAACAGATGGAGGCTGCGGAGTGGTCCGCCTACCGCGACCGCATCGTCGAGAGCACCAAGATCGGTGTCGACCACGGCCTGACCGTGGGAATCCACGCCCATGCCGGCGGCTTCATGGATTTCGAGCCGGAGCTTGAGCGCTTGCTCGACGAGGTCGATGAAAGCCTGCTGAAAATCTGCTTTGATACCGGCCACCATTCCTATGCGGGCTTTGACCCGGTGGCCTTCATGAAGCGCCATATCGGGCGCATCAGCTACATGCATTTCAAGGATATCGACCCGGCGGTGAAGGCCGACGTGATCGCCAAGCGCACAGGGTTCTATGATGCCTGCGGGCAAGGGATCTTCTGCAACCTCGGGCAGGGCGATGTGGATTTCCCTGCCGTGCGGCAGGTGCTGCTGGATGCGGGCTTCGAGGGGTGGTGCACGGTGGAACAGGATTGCGATCCGACACTGCCGGGGACGCCAATGGAAGACGCGCAAGCGAACCGCGAATACCTGCAATCCATCGGCTTCTAG
- a CDS encoding Gfo/Idh/MocA family protein has protein sequence MAEIGIGILGGGYMGKAHAVAMSSVGAVFNTALRPRLEMVCASSDASAERYRAAYGFARATSDWQVLVKAPKVEAIVIATPQETHRAIAEAAFALGKPVFCEKPMGASLDDAQAMTDAAEASGAANMVAYNYIRTPASQFARKLIADGVIGDVTWFRGEHTEDFLADPEAPATWRTDGMANGTMGDLSPHMINAALALMGPMRSLIAEVETVHKTRPGGAVTNDDHAQLMCRFASGAMGHLYFSRIATGRKMGYAYEVTGTKGAIRFDQEDQNAIWLYQMDGPEAQRGFTKILTGPAHPDYEPFCQGPGHGTGYQDQIIIEARDFLHAIETRQPVWPTFRDGLGVMKIIDTALASAEAKSWRDIPD, from the coding sequence ATGGCCGAGATCGGTATCGGCATTCTGGGCGGCGGCTACATGGGCAAGGCCCATGCGGTTGCGATGTCCTCCGTCGGGGCGGTGTTCAACACCGCGCTACGCCCTCGTCTGGAAATGGTCTGCGCGTCCTCCGACGCCTCCGCCGAGCGGTATCGCGCGGCTTACGGCTTCGCGCGCGCCACATCGGATTGGCAGGTCTTGGTCAAGGCCCCAAAGGTCGAGGCCATCGTCATCGCCACCCCGCAAGAGACCCACCGCGCCATCGCGGAAGCGGCCTTCGCGCTGGGCAAGCCGGTTTTTTGCGAAAAACCCATGGGCGCGTCCTTGGACGACGCCCAAGCGATGACCGACGCGGCGGAGGCTTCCGGCGCGGCCAATATGGTCGCCTACAACTACATCCGCACGCCCGCCTCGCAATTCGCCCGCAAGCTGATCGCTGATGGTGTGATCGGGGACGTCACGTGGTTCCGTGGCGAGCATACCGAGGATTTTCTGGCTGACCCGGAGGCGCCTGCGACATGGCGCACGGACGGCATGGCGAACGGCACAATGGGCGACCTGTCGCCCCATATGATCAACGCGGCCCTTGCGCTGATGGGGCCGATGCGCAGCCTGATCGCAGAGGTCGAGACGGTCCACAAAACCCGCCCCGGCGGCGCCGTGACCAATGATGACCACGCCCAGCTGATGTGCCGTTTCGCATCGGGTGCCATGGGGCATCTCTATTTCAGCCGCATCGCGACGGGCCGCAAGATGGGCTACGCCTATGAGGTTACCGGCACAAAGGGCGCGATCCGTTTTGACCAGGAGGATCAGAACGCGATCTGGCTCTACCAGATGGACGGCCCCGAGGCGCAGCGCGGCTTTACCAAAATCCTGACCGGCCCCGCCCATCCCGACTACGAGCCCTTCTGCCAAGGCCCCGGCCATGGGACCGGCTACCAGGATCAGATCATCATCGAGGCACGCGATTTTCTGCACGCCATCGAGACCCGTCAGCCCGTCTGGCCCACCTTCCGCGATGGGTTGGGCGTGATGAAGATCATTGACACGGCGCTCGCCTCGGCCGAGGCGAAAAGCTGGCGCGACATTCCAGACTGA
- the iolD gene encoding 3D-(3,5/4)-trihydroxycyclohexane-1,2-dione acylhydrolase (decyclizing), which produces MSDKTLRLTTAQAIIRYLAAQFIEIDGQEMRLCGGGFGIFGHGNVTCLGEALYDHKDALPLYRGQNEQSMGFAAAGYAKYWLRQRFMFCTASAGPGTANLLTSAALAHANRLPMLMLCGDAFLTRLPDPVLQQLEHFGNPTFGVNDAFKAVSRFWDRITHPAQVIQSLPAAINTMLDPADCGPAFIGLPQDVQGWVYDYPESFFEKRVHRIRRQAPDARELADAIALLKTAKRPMIIAGGGVQYSGAVAELTAFAEAHQIPVVETIAGRANMVDTHPLNIGPIGVTGSDSANAIAEKADVILAVGTRLQDFTTGSWTAFAKDARIIGLNVGRHDAMKHMSLPVVGDAKLALEALDFDYTAPRAWVDEAQAERAKWSDYVAENVKPGNRPNSYAQAIGIANALMDKRDRVVAAAGGLPAEVTANWRTLDIGTVDVEFGFSCMGYEIAGAWGARIAQAEREPDRDTVVFCGDGSYLMLNSDLYSSVLTRKKLIVLVLDNGGFAVINKLQNNTGNESFNNLIADTPTVPEPFAVDFEAHAASMGCNAETVANPAELAEAFKRAQAADKTSVIVMKVDAYEGWTTEGHTWWEVGTPHVTDNPKVKAAHEDWESTRPRQRKGV; this is translated from the coding sequence ATGAGCGACAAGACGCTTCGCCTGACCACGGCTCAGGCCATCATCCGCTATCTGGCGGCGCAGTTCATCGAGATCGACGGTCAGGAAATGCGCCTGTGTGGCGGCGGCTTTGGTATCTTCGGCCACGGCAATGTCACCTGTCTGGGCGAGGCGCTGTATGACCACAAGGACGCGCTGCCGCTCTATCGCGGCCAGAACGAGCAAAGCATGGGGTTCGCCGCCGCGGGCTACGCGAAATACTGGCTGCGCCAGCGCTTTATGTTCTGCACAGCCTCCGCCGGGCCGGGCACCGCGAACCTGCTGACCTCTGCCGCGCTGGCCCATGCCAACCGGCTGCCAATGCTGATGCTGTGCGGCGACGCGTTCCTGACGCGCCTGCCCGATCCGGTGCTGCAGCAGCTCGAACATTTCGGCAATCCAACCTTCGGGGTGAACGACGCGTTCAAGGCGGTCAGCCGCTTCTGGGACCGCATCACGCATCCCGCGCAGGTGATCCAATCCCTGCCCGCCGCGATCAACACAATGCTGGACCCCGCTGATTGCGGCCCGGCCTTCATCGGGCTGCCGCAGGATGTGCAGGGCTGGGTCTATGACTACCCGGAAAGCTTCTTTGAAAAGCGCGTGCACCGCATCCGCCGTCAGGCCCCCGATGCCCGTGAGCTGGCCGATGCCATCGCGCTGCTGAAAACGGCCAAGCGCCCGATGATCATCGCAGGCGGCGGGGTGCAGTATTCCGGCGCCGTGGCCGAGCTGACGGCATTTGCCGAGGCGCATCAGATCCCGGTGGTCGAGACCATCGCGGGGCGTGCCAATATGGTCGACACGCATCCGTTGAACATCGGACCCATCGGCGTCACTGGCTCGGACAGCGCCAACGCGATTGCCGAGAAGGCGGATGTTATCCTTGCCGTCGGCACACGACTGCAGGACTTCACCACCGGATCATGGACCGCCTTCGCCAAGGACGCGCGGATCATCGGGCTGAATGTCGGGCGGCATGACGCGATGAAGCATATGTCCCTGCCCGTGGTGGGCGACGCGAAGCTGGCGCTGGAGGCACTCGACTTTGACTACACCGCGCCGAGGGCGTGGGTGGACGAGGCGCAGGCCGAGCGCGCCAAATGGTCCGACTACGTGGCCGAGAATGTGAAGCCGGGCAACCGCCCGAACTCCTACGCGCAGGCCATCGGGATTGCCAACGCGCTGATGGACAAGCGTGACCGGGTGGTCGCCGCGGCGGGCGGGCTTCCGGCAGAGGTCACGGCCAACTGGCGCACGCTGGATATCGGCACGGTGGATGTAGAGTTTGGCTTCTCCTGCATGGGCTACGAGATCGCGGGCGCTTGGGGGGCGCGCATCGCGCAGGCCGAGCGAGAGCCGGATCGCGACACGGTCGTCTTCTGCGGCGACGGCTCTTACCTGATGCTGAACTCGGACCTGTATTCGTCTGTGCTGACCCGGAAAAAGCTGATCGTGCTGGTGCTCGACAATGGCGGCTTCGCGGTGATCAACAAGCTGCAAAACAACACCGGCAACGAGAGCTTCAACAACCTGATCGCGGACACGCCGACTGTGCCAGAGCCCTTCGCGGTGGATTTCGAAGCCCACGCGGCCTCGATGGGCTGCAACGCCGAGACAGTCGCGAACCCAGCAGAGCTGGCAGAGGCGTTCAAACGTGCGCAGGCCGCCGACAAGACCAGCGTCATAGTGATGAAGGTCGACGCCTATGAGGGCTGGACGACCGAAGGCCACACATGGTGGGAGGTCGGCACGCCGCATGTCACTGACAACCCCAAAGTCAAAGCCGCCCATGAGGATTGGGAAAGCACCCGCCCCCGCCAACGGAAAGGCGTCTGA
- a CDS encoding PfkB family carbohydrate kinase — translation MLIEGIKQNRFVIVGRAGIDFFTDAGVAAEDAETVTVGLGGSSANIGVGICKLGGRASLVTRVSDDSVGSYCVGQLKKYGVGTEYVTPVGGEYRNSLAFYESRVEGHRNVIYRNGAADFQMDEADVMAVDYARFGALITAGTVFAADPSRSATFKAFELAKKAGLPIIFDVDYRPYSWPSPHVAEEVLSKAASLSDMIVGNDEEFGFMAGGIDKGLAKARELAKTVAIVIYKMGEEGAITFHEGREIRTGIYPVEALKPTGAGDSFMAGLVTSLAAGHDLETSILRGSACASITVSRPGCAPAMADTATLDTFLADHPGPTAA, via the coding sequence ATGCTGATCGAAGGGATCAAGCAGAACCGTTTTGTGATCGTCGGCCGCGCGGGCATCGACTTCTTCACCGATGCAGGCGTAGCCGCAGAGGATGCCGAAACGGTGACCGTCGGCCTTGGCGGCTCGTCCGCGAATATTGGCGTGGGGATTTGCAAGCTGGGGGGCCGCGCGTCGCTGGTCACGCGGGTCAGCGATGACAGCGTCGGCAGCTACTGCGTGGGCCAGTTGAAGAAATACGGCGTCGGAACCGAGTATGTCACGCCCGTGGGCGGCGAGTACCGCAACTCGCTGGCCTTCTACGAGAGCCGGGTCGAGGGCCACCGCAACGTGATCTACCGCAATGGCGCGGCGGACTTCCAGATGGACGAGGCGGATGTGATGGCGGTGGATTACGCCCGTTTCGGCGCGCTGATCACCGCAGGCACCGTCTTTGCCGCCGATCCGTCGCGCAGCGCGACCTTCAAGGCGTTTGAGCTGGCCAAAAAAGCGGGCCTGCCGATCATTTTTGACGTCGACTACCGCCCCTATTCCTGGCCCTCGCCACACGTGGCCGAAGAGGTGCTGTCGAAAGCCGCGAGCCTCTCGGACATGATCGTCGGCAATGACGAAGAGTTCGGCTTCATGGCGGGCGGCATAGACAAGGGGCTTGCCAAGGCACGGGAGCTCGCCAAAACGGTCGCGATCGTCATCTACAAGATGGGCGAAGAGGGCGCGATCACCTTCCACGAGGGCCGCGAGATCCGCACCGGCATCTACCCGGTCGAAGCGCTCAAGCCTACCGGCGCGGGCGACAGTTTCATGGCGGGGCTTGTGACCTCGCTGGCGGCGGGGCACGATCTGGAGACGTCGATCCTGCGCGGCTCTGCCTGCGCGTCGATCACCGTGTCTCGCCCCGGCTGTGCACCTGCCATGGCCGACACCGCCACGCTCGATACGTTTCTGGCCGACCACCCCGGCCCTACTGCCGCCTGA
- a CDS encoding 5-deoxy-glucuronate isomerase — translation MHIPPFDNQNKPIVDVDDATVPLNYFNIVKLKQGEAFEYQVPGYETCIVPATGTVDIEIEGFKADAIGQRTEDVWDGEPEGVYVPTAARATMVCTSAEAEVFVCGAKYDKVLDPFAVRADELDLVQYGSDETKTHRKIKHILGTKYHGQVGRLLVSELFTVGEGGWSGFPSHKHDTDRLPDETRHDETYNFRFKPNHGSGVQMLQREDGKAGDAYHIVDGSTICLDNGYHPCAVLPGYQMYYFTILGGLSQRSLVQYFQPSHAYQIETIPGIKDMIAKFK, via the coding sequence ATGCACATTCCGCCCTTTGACAATCAGAACAAGCCCATCGTGGACGTGGATGATGCGACGGTGCCGCTGAACTATTTCAACATCGTCAAGCTCAAGCAGGGCGAGGCGTTCGAATATCAGGTTCCGGGCTATGAGACCTGCATAGTGCCGGCCACAGGCACCGTCGATATCGAGATCGAGGGGTTCAAGGCGGATGCGATAGGCCAACGCACCGAAGATGTCTGGGATGGCGAGCCGGAGGGCGTCTATGTGCCCACCGCCGCCCGCGCCACGATGGTCTGCACCAGCGCGGAGGCCGAGGTGTTCGTCTGCGGGGCCAAATATGACAAGGTGCTCGATCCGTTCGCGGTGCGCGCCGATGAGCTGGACCTTGTGCAATACGGCTCCGACGAGACGAAGACCCACCGCAAGATTAAGCACATCCTGGGCACGAAGTATCACGGGCAGGTGGGCCGGTTGCTGGTCTCCGAGCTGTTCACCGTGGGCGAAGGCGGCTGGTCCGGCTTCCCGTCCCACAAGCACGACACCGACCGCCTGCCGGACGAGACGCGCCACGACGAGACGTACAATTTCCGCTTCAAGCCCAACCACGGCTCCGGCGTTCAGATGCTGCAGCGCGAGGACGGCAAGGCGGGGGATGCCTATCACATCGTCGATGGCTCGACGATCTGCCTCGACAATGGCTACCACCCCTGCGCGGTGCTGCCGGGCTACCAGATGTATTACTTCACCATTCTGGGCGGGCTGTCGCAGCGCTCGCTGGTGCAGTATTTCCAGCCGTCCCACGCGTACCAGATCGAGACGATCCCGGGCATCAAAGACATGATCGCCAAGTTCAAATGA
- a CDS encoding class II fructose-bisphosphate aldolase, with protein MTLATLREVLQPALRDGYAVAGLVTLGWEDMRAYVAAAEAEDCPVILQAGPSCREHTPLPVLGRMFRHLAEGASVPVVAHLDHGYTYDECSEALDSGFTSLMFDGSRKPLKDNIAETRAIAKLAHGAGISCEGEIGFVGYDGGEQSNGTDPDEAAIFATETGVDAMAISVGNVHLQQDAGDGLDLDRIRAIEAVTDVPLVIHGGSGVPLAQRQLLSRGSQICKFNIGTELRMAFGTALRAAVNADLDRFDRVQILKDTHDPLVDATRAVLRGFMKE; from the coding sequence ATGACGCTGGCAACGCTTCGCGAGGTGCTGCAGCCCGCCCTGCGGGACGGCTACGCCGTGGCCGGGCTGGTGACGCTCGGCTGGGAGGATATGCGCGCCTATGTGGCCGCGGCGGAAGCCGAAGACTGCCCCGTGATCTTGCAGGCGGGCCCGTCCTGCCGCGAGCACACGCCGCTGCCCGTGTTGGGCCGTATGTTCCGCCATCTGGCCGAAGGTGCATCGGTCCCGGTCGTGGCCCATCTGGACCACGGCTACACTTACGACGAATGCTCCGAGGCCCTGGATAGCGGCTTCACCTCGCTGATGTTCGACGGCTCCCGCAAGCCGCTTAAGGACAACATCGCAGAGACCCGCGCAATTGCAAAGCTGGCCCATGGCGCGGGCATCTCCTGCGAGGGCGAGATCGGCTTTGTGGGCTATGATGGCGGCGAGCAGTCGAATGGCACTGACCCCGACGAGGCCGCTATTTTCGCGACTGAGACGGGCGTGGACGCGATGGCAATCTCTGTGGGCAATGTGCATCTGCAACAGGACGCGGGCGACGGGCTCGACCTGGACCGTATCCGCGCCATCGAGGCGGTCACGGACGTGCCGCTGGTGATCCATGGCGGCTCTGGTGTGCCTTTGGCGCAGCGCCAATTGCTGTCGCGCGGCTCGCAGATTTGCAAGTTCAACATCGGCACAGAGCTGCGGATGGCCTTTGGCACCGCCCTGCGCGCGGCGGTCAATGCTGACCTCGACCGGTTCGACCGGGTGCAGATCCTCAAGGACACCCATGATCCCCTTGTCGACGCCACCCGCGCCGTGCTGCGCGGCTTCATGAAGGAGTAG